In Phycisphaerae bacterium, the genomic window GAGCCGAGTTGCTGGGCGGTGGTGGGCGTCGTTTTGCTTTCTCTGCGTCTGGAGGATTTCAACGGAGTCGGGCCTCGATTAGATCCCAGCGATTCATGTATGTTTCGATGCTCCAGCCAGCCTCGTCCTTACCAGGGGGCAGATAGACAGTGCGAAAATCAGTATGTTGGTGTTCTTGCCCCCGCTTACCTGGAGTAGCGAGCCACTTCTCGTGCGCGCGCTTGACCCGCGTGGCCATGGTCCGGGCAGGAATGATGTAGTAAGTGGGCGGCTCATTGCTTTCCGGAAGAGGTATCCCTCCAAGAACCCAGAAGAAGTTCTTGCCGTAGTCCTTTTCTGCTCGCCGGCCGACGCTACAGGTAGTATCGCCAGGGCGGAACGTCTTGACTTGGATATGTACAAACCGCGTGCCTTCCTTGTTGCTGCAGAGGATATCGGTGTTCGGACAGTTGCCGGTTGTGACGACTGCGACCCAGCCGCGGCGACATAGCTCGGCTGCCACAAAGAACTGGCTCGCGCTTGCTCTATGTTGCTTGTCATGGCTCTCCGACACGATTTCTACTCCTATGTGGCACGTAACGCCGCCCGACGCTCCCCTCACCACCAGTGACCGTCCTTACCATAGTCGTCCCACGTCGCCGGTTTGTGTTCTTCGGGAACGTGACGAAAGACTGGCCGACTGACTAGCTGGAGGGGTTCAGGATTTCGGCCTTGCATCCTTTGAAGTTCGGCCCACCATTTTTCGAGTTCTTGCTCACTACCGAACCTAGCGACGTAGTTCCCAGCGGGGGTCTGAAGGACCCAGGTTCCGTTGGCTAACTGACACTTATAGCCATGCATGTTGGCCACGTAATCTCGCCGAATGCGGATGCCCAGGACTTCTATCAGCTTCCTTCTTCTTCGTTTCACGGCAACCCCGTCCTCTTCGTCTTTGTCGAAGCTACGCGGCGTAGAGCAACCGCTGTAGGGCGTTTAGCGCTTCCACGAGATTCGGCTCTCCGCCGAACTGACGCGCGATTTCGATCACGTTCCCATGCCGGTTGATTGGCGGCAACTCCAGCGCGTCGGGAATAACGAACTGGGCCGTCCCGTGCTCGGTGTACTTGTCGAGCAGCTCGTCCAGGACCGCCCGGGCCTCGGGTCCGTACTGTTCGAAGAAATCCTTCTTCTCTCGCCGGAGCCGCTCAGCCCGCTCCCGGCGCGTCCGCAGCGGGGCATTGAATGCCACGTGGCAGAGCAGGTCGAACGGGTCGGCGTCCGGCTGGTTCGCCGCCGTGGCCAGCTCGTCGAAGTCGATGCCGCGCTCGGCCAGCTTGCTGATGACCTCCGCCCGCTGCTGGGGGTCCGCCCACGCCCGCCGCAAATCCGCCGCGCTGCGGAACAGTGTGCGGACCTTCTCCGCCGTGTAATCCGTGAACCTCACGACGCGGAGCTGCTTCCCGTCCGGGTCCAGCTCGTACACAAGGTGCGCGGCAATCTCAACGTGCCCGCCGTCGTAGTAGAACTTCCGGCGTGAATCCCCCGGCGGTTCTGGCGGCAGCGGCGGCACAGGTTCGGGCGGTTCCGGCTCCGGCTCAGGTTCGGGCGGCTCGGATTCCGGCTGCTGGTCAATGGGCCCCTCCTCGATTTCGATGGGCTCGCCGTCGAAGTCCGGGTCGGCGAACAGCCGCGTCGCCGAGCCGGTGTAATCGAGGATGCTGAACCAGAGCTTGCCGTAGTCGTCGCGAACACGCGTGCCGCGGCCGATGATCTGCTTGAAGTCGGTCATCGAGTTGATGACGCGGACCAGCACGATGTTCTTGCAGGTGGGGGCGTCCACGCCGGTCGTGAGCATCTGCGACGTGGTGAGGATTACCGGCGTCGGCCGTTCCAGGTCCTGGAAGTTGCTCAGGTGCCCGCGGCCGATCTCGTGCTCATCGGACGTGACACGGCAGACGTAGTTCGGATGCTGCTGGACGAGGTCGCTGTTCAGGTTGACAAGGGCCGTCCGCATGTCGAGGGCGTGCTCCTGGTCCACGCAGAAGACGATGGTCTTGGCGAAGCGGTCGGTCCGCTTCAGGAACTCGGTCAGGTGCCTGGCGACGGCCTCGGTGCGGGCTTTCAGCGCCACGACGCGCTCAAAGTCGGCGGTTTCGTACTGCTCGTCCGGAATTTCTCGGCCGTAGCGGTCCAGGTCGCCCTGGCTGGGCCGCCAGCCGGCGGCGTCCCACTGCGTGATGACGCGGTGGACGCGGTACGGCGCGAGGAAGCCGTCGTCGATGCCCTGACGCAGGCTGTATTGGTAGAGCGGGTTGCCGAAGTACTGGTACGTATCCCGGTTGTCGTCCCGCAGCGGCGTGGCGGTCATGCCGAGCTGGTACGCTGGCTCGAAGTACTCCAGGATTTCGCGCCAGTTGCTCTCGTCACGGGCGCTGCCGCGATGGCATTCGTCCACGATGACGAGGTCGAAGAAGTCCGGAGCATACTCGCGATACAGGCCGGGGCGCCGCTCGTCCTTCGCGATGGCCTGATAGATGGCGAAGTACATCTCCCGGCTCTTGGGGGCGACGCCGTTCTCGATCTTGCAGCGCGCGTCGCCGAATGGGGCGAAGATCTTGTCCTTCGGGTCGTCGATCAGGATGTTGCGGTCGGCGAGATACAGGATGCGCGGCCGGCGATGCTCGCCGGTGCGGTTCCAGCGGCTGGACCAGAGTTTCCAGCAGATCTGGAACGCGACCACGGTCTTGCCGGTGCCGGTGGCCATCGTGAGCAGGACGCGGCGCTTGCCCTGGAGGATCGCCTGCACCGTCCGATTGATCGCGATTTCCTGGTAATAGCGCGGGGACTTGCCGCTCAGGTGGTACGCCGGCGTCAGGAGCCGTTGGGCCGCTTCCGGAGCCAGCCCGGTGGCCGCCGTCAGCCGGTTCCACAGCTCGTCCGGCGTCGGGAAGGCGTTGAGCTCGCGCTCCCGGCCGGTGAGGTAGTCGAACTCCACAATGCCGTGGCCGTTGGTCGCGTAGGCGAACTTGAGGCCGAGGATTTCGGCGTAGTCCTTCGCCTGCTGGAGCCCTTCGCCGGGCGTCCTGTACGTGGGCTTGGCCTCGACGACGGCGATCGGCATGTCCGGGCGGTAGCGGAGGATGTAGTCGGCCCGCTTGCCCGGCCGGCGGTGGACCTTGCTGCCCGCCACCATGATCCGTCCGTCGGTGAACGTGC contains:
- a CDS encoding DEAD/DEAH box helicase family protein; translation: MPHLSEADTCRRYVVPALHSAGWDDERIAEQRTFTDGRIMVAGSKVHRRPGKRADYILRYRPDMPIAVVEAKPTYRTPGEGLQQAKDYAEILGLKFAYATNGHGIVEFDYLTGRERELNAFPTPDELWNRLTAATGLAPEAAQRLLTPAYHLSGKSPRYYQEIAINRTVQAILQGKRRVLLTMATGTGKTVVAFQICWKLWSSRWNRTGEHRRPRILYLADRNILIDDPKDKIFAPFGDARCKIENGVAPKSREMYFAIYQAIAKDERRPGLYREYAPDFFDLVIVDECHRGSARDESNWREILEYFEPAYQLGMTATPLRDDNRDTYQYFGNPLYQYSLRQGIDDGFLAPYRVHRVITQWDAAGWRPSQGDLDRYGREIPDEQYETADFERVVALKARTEAVARHLTEFLKRTDRFAKTIVFCVDQEHALDMRTALVNLNSDLVQQHPNYVCRVTSDEHEIGRGHLSNFQDLERPTPVILTTSQMLTTGVDAPTCKNIVLVRVINSMTDFKQIIGRGTRVRDDYGKLWFSILDYTGSATRLFADPDFDGEPIEIEEGPIDQQPESEPPEPEPEPEPPEPVPPLPPEPPGDSRRKFYYDGGHVEIAAHLVYELDPDGKQLRVVRFTDYTAEKVRTLFRSAADLRRAWADPQQRAEVISKLAERGIDFDELATAANQPDADPFDLLCHVAFNAPLRTRRERAERLRREKKDFFEQYGPEARAVLDELLDKYTEHGTAQFVIPDALELPPINRHGNVIEIARQFGGEPNLVEALNALQRLLYAA